The following nucleotide sequence is from Streptomyces sp. NBC_00239.
CCCGCCCTCGTGGCGGAACGGCTCGGCTCCAGGGAGGACGGGCACCAGAATCTCCTGTTCGATCAGCACGGATGAGGGGGTGCGCTCAGTGTGTACTTCACGGTACGCGACCGGGGTGACACCGACCAGGGCCGTCACGGGGACCGGCGGCCCGCCGTGCGCCCGGTGCGGGCGGGAGCGCGGGCCCGCCAGGGGTTAAGGTCTGTTCGACAGACACAGGAAGGCATTCGAGTTGATCTACGGCGCAATGAAGTTCTCCATCGGGGGATCCCTGAAGGTCGCCTTCAGGCCCTGGGTGGAGGGCCTCGAGAACATTCCCGCCGAGGGGCCGGCGATCCTCGCGAGCAACCACCTGTCGTTCTCGGACTCCTTCTTCCTGCCCGCGGTGCTCGACCGGAAGGTCACGTTCATCGCGAAGGCGGAGTACTTCACCTCCCCTGGCGTCAAGGGCAAGCTGACCGCGGCGTTCTTCAAGGGCGTCGGCCAGCTCCCCGTGGACCGCTCGGGCGCGCGCGGCGCGGGCGAGGCGGCCATCAAGGCCGGCATCGACGTGATCAAGGGCGGCGGGCTCTTCGGCATCTACCCCGAGGGCACCCGTTCCCCCGACGGCCGCCTGTACCGCGGCAAGCCCGGCGGCCTGGCCCGGGTGGCGCTGGCCACCGGCGCCCCCGTGATCCCCGTCGCGATGATCGACACCGAGAAGATCCAGCCGCCCGGCAAGGTGGTCCCGAAGCTGATGCGCCCGGGCATCCGGATCGGCAAGCCGCTGGACTTCAGCCGCTACCACGGCATGGACGGCGACCGCTTCATCCTGCGCTCGGTGACCGACGAGGTCATGTACGAGATCATGAAGCTTTCCGGGCAGGAATACGTCGACATCTACGCGACGGCCGCCAAGCGCCAGATCGCCGACGCCGAGAAGGCCGCCAAGGCCGACAAGGCGGAGGCGGAGAAGGCCGCGAAGGCCGGGCACACCGCCGCGGCGGGCACGCCCGGGGCGCCGGAACAGCCCGAGGAACCGGGCCGCTAGGCCCGCGACACCCCGGGGGGTGGGGGGATGACCAAGCGCGAGCGGGTCGTGCGCATGTCGGTCGAGCAGCCGCTGTGGCAGGCCCTGACCGGGTACCGGGTGCTCGCCATGGGCTACGCGGCGCTGCTGTTCGCGTCCTCGTACGGCGAGTTCGTCCGGCCCTGGCTCGCCATCGGCTACCTCGCGGTCCTCGCGGGGTGGACGCTGGCGACCCTGCCCAAGGTCGCGAACGCAGTCAGCTGCACCCGGCGCTTCCTGGTCGCCGACCTGGCCCTCGCCCTCACCGGGGTCCTGCTGACCCCGCTCGCCGACTCGGCCGCCCGCATCGCCGACGGCGGCCCCACCCTGCCCTCGATCTGGACGGCCGGCTCGGTACTGGCCTTCGCGCTCAAGGGCGGCTGGCGCTGGGCCGGTGTCGCCTCCACCTTCGTGGCGGTCGCCAACGTCCTCCAGCGCGGCGAGATCACCCGGGACACCGCCCACAACGTGCTGCTGGTCTGGGTGGCCTCGATCGCCGTCGGTTACGTGGTCGAGGTGGCGCGCGCCAGTGAGGCCACGCTCGCCCGCGCCCTGGAGATCGAGGCGGCCACCCGGGAGCGCGAGCGGCTCGCCCGGGACATCCATGACGGGGTGCTCCAGGTCCTGGCCATGGTGCAGCGGCGCGGCGCCGCGGTCGGCGGCGAGGCCGCCGAGCTGGGCCGGATGGCGGGCGAACAGGAGATCGCCCTGCGCACCCTGGTCTCCAGCGGGCTGCTGCCCGCCTCCCGGGTCTCGCGGGACGCGGCCCACGGCGCGCTGGTGACGACAGTGGAGGAGGCGGAGCCGACCGGCGACGTCGACCTGCGCACCCTGCTTGCCCCGCACGCCGGGTCGACGGTGAGCTTCGCCGAGCCCGGCGCCCCGGTCCTGCTGCCGGCCGCCGCCGCCCGCGAGCTGGCCGCCGCGGCCGCCGCCGCGCTGGAGAACGTACGCCGGCACGCCGGCGAGGACGCCCGGGCCTGGATCCTCATCGAGGACGAGCCGGACGAGGTGATCGTGACCGTCCGGGACGACGGGCCGGGCATCCCCGCCGGGCGGCTCGCCCAGGCCGAGGGCGAGGGACGGCTCGGGGTCGCCCAGTCGATCCGCGGCCGGCTGCGGGACCTGGGCGGTACCGCCGAGCTGGTCTCGGTGCCGGGCCAGGGGACGGAAGTAGAGCTGAAGGTTCCGAAGGTTTCCAGGGGGAGGACGAACAACCGATGAGCAGCGAGAACGCGACGAGCAGCGGCAACCCGGCGAGCGGCGGGAGCACCGGCGCCATCCGGGTCATGGTCGTCGACGACCACCCGATGTGGCGGGACGCCGTCGCCCGTGACCTGGCCGCCGCCGGCTGCGAGGTCGTGGCCACCGCCGGGGACGGCCCGCAGGCCGTCCGCCGCGCCCGCGCCGTCGACCCGGACGTCCTCGTCCTCGACCTCAACCTGCCCGGCATGCCGGGCGTGCAGGTCTGCAAGGAACTGGTCGCCTTCAACCCGGCGCTGCGGGTGCTCGTGCTCTCCGCGAGCGGCGAGCACGCCGACGTGCTGGAGGCCGTCAAGTCCGGCGCCACCGGCTACCTGCTGAAGTCCGCGGGCGCCGAGGAGCTCATCGACGCGGTCCGCCGCACCGCCGCCGGCGACCCCGTGTTCACCCCGGGCCTGGCCGGGCTCGTGCTCGGAGAGTACCGGCGGCTGGCCGCCGACCCGGCCCCCGCCGCCTCCGACGAGCCGAAGGCACCGCAACTCACCGACCGCGAGACCGAGGTGCTGCGGCTCGTCGCCAAGGGCCTGTCGTACAAGCAGATCGCCGAGCGGCTCGTCATCTCGCACCGGACCGTCCAGAACCACGTCCAGAACACCCTCGGCAAGCTCCAGCTGCACAACCGCGTCGAGCTGGTGCGGTACGCGATAGAACGCGGACTTGACGACGAGTAGACCCTCGTACGAGTGAACGGGCGTACGCAACGCCCCGTACGCCGACCGGAATTGCCCCTGCCGCGCCCCTTGCTGTGACCCGCGTCACCACTAGCGTGACCGCCGAGCGGGCCCGGCGTGCCTGGGCCCTTCTGGCGAAGGGATGATTCCATGAAGGTCGGAGTGCTGACCGGCGGCGGCGACTGCCCCGGGCTCAACGCGGTCATCCGCGGCGTCGTGCGCAAGGGCGTCCAGGAATACGGGTACGACTTCATCGGCTTCAAGGACGGCTGGCGCGGCCCCGTCGAGGGCGACACGGTGCCGCTCGACATCCCCGCCGTCCGCGGCATCCTGCCCCGCGGCGGCACGATCCTCGGCTCCTCCCGCACCAACCCCTTCAAGACCGAGCACGGGGTCCGCCGGATCAAGGAGAACCTCGCCAAGTTCGAGGTCGAGGCCCTGGTCGCGATCGGCGGCGAGGACACCCTCGGGGTGGCCGCCAGGCTGTACGAGGAGTACGGCATCCCCTGCGTCGGCGTGCCGAAGACCATCGACAACGACCTCTCGGCCACCGACTACACCTTCGGCTTCGACACCGCCGTCGGCATCGCCACCGAGGCCATCGACCGCCTCCACACCACCGCCGAATCGCACATGCGCGTCCTGGTCGTCGAGGTGATGGGCCGGCACGCCGGCTGGATCGCCCTGCACTCGGGCCTGGCCGGCGGCGCGAACGTCATCCTCATCCCCGAGCAGCGCTTCGACGTGGACCAGGTCTGCGCCTGGGTCACCTCCCGGTTCAAGGCGAGCTACGCGCCGATCGTGGTGGTCGCCGAGGGCGCCGTGCCCAAGGACGGCGACATGGTCCTCAAGGACGGCACCCTCGACTCCTTCGGGCACGTACGGCTCTCGGGCGTGGGGGAGTGGCTGGCCAAGGAGATCGAGTCCCGCACCGGCAAGGAGGCCCGCACCACCGTCCTCGGCCACGTCCAGCGCGGCGGCACCCCGAGCGCCTTCGACCGCTGGCTCGCCACCCGCTTCGGGCTGCACGCGATCGAGGCGGTGCGCGACCGGGACTTCGGCAAGATGGTCGCCCTGCGCGGCACGGACATCGTCCGGGTGCCGATCGCCGAGGCCACGGCCCGGCTGAAGACGGTGGACCCGGCGCTCTACGCGGAGGTCGGCGTCTTCTTCGGCTGACCCGTCCGGCTCCGCGGCCGAGCCGGACGGCGGGTGCGGACCATGGACCGTATCGCGACCAACGGTCCATGGTCCGGCACGAGGCACGAGGCGCGAGGAACAGCGAACGGCGAGAGCGATCGACACCACCGTCGCCAACGTGGCGGAGCACGTGGCGGGCCGGCGCTCGGAGAACACGCTCACGCCCGTTGGGTGAAGTTCCGCTTCCGTTCAGCGGACGGCCGGGGCGGCGGCCGCCGAGGGCCCCTAGATTCGCCGTGTGCAGATACCTGACTGGCTCCAGTGGGTGTGCGTGGTGTGGGGCGCGGTCCTCGCCGTCGGCACGCTTGACCATCTGGTACGGGTGGTGCGGGCGCGGCCGGGGTGGGTGCGGGGGCAGCGGGCCGCGGAGGCGTTCGACTGGGCGGGGTCGGCCGTCTTCGCCCTCGGCATGGCCGCCGAAAGCGTCCCCGCCATCCTCGCCGGATCCCTCGCCTACGCCGTCATGGCCACCCGCCGGCGCCTCCATCCCCGCCCGTAGCCCTCCGTACGCGACATCAGCCCTGCCGGCTGACCGGGGGCAACCCTGCCTCGGTGGCCATCCCCAGCCTTGCCGCTGACCGGGGGCAACCCTGCCTCGGTGGCCATCCCCAGCCTTGCCGCTGACCGGGGGCAACCCCGCCTCGTCGGCCATCCCCAGCCTCGCCGGCGCGGGGGCAACCCTGCCTCGACGGCCATTCCCCAGCCTCGCCGGCGTTTGAGGCGCGGGGTCTGGGGCGGAGCCCCAGAGGGGCAACCCGGCTGGCGCCGGGCACCGGGCTCCGCCCGGACCCGCGCCTCAAACGCCGGCGAGGCTGGGTTTTGCCCGTAGGGCACCGGCGGGGCTGGAGCGGGCTCTGCCCAGGCCCGCGCCCCGCGCCTCCAACGCCGGCGGGGCTGGGGGTTGCCGTAGGGCACCGGCGGGGCAGGACGCTGCGCCCCGAGGCGCCGGCCCGGCGGGGGCATCGGGGCCGCCGGGCCGGAGCAGGGGTTGGTCAGCCGTGGGGGGTGACGGCCGGGCGGACCGCGGTGAGGAGGTCGCGGAGGATCTCCGCGCCCCGCAGGGTCAGCACCGACTCGGGGTGGAACTGGACGCCCGCAAAACCGTGCGCGGAGCGCATCGCGTGCACCTCGCCGGTCCGCTCGTCCCGCGCCACCTCCACCCCCCGCGCGGCCAGCCCCGCGGCCGCCTCCGCGTCACAGCGCGCCGTATACGTGTTGTAGAAGCCCACCACTTCCGGCCGCCCGAACAGGTCCACCCGCGTCTGCGCCCCCTGCGCCGGCTCCGCCTTGCGCACCAGCGGCAGCCCCAGCTCGGCCGCGAGCAGCTCGTGGCCCAGGCAGACGCCCAACAGCCCGTGCCGGTGCGAGGCCAGCAGTTCGGCGGCGAGCGGGCGCAGCAGCCGCATCCGGGGGTCGGTGCCGTCCTCCGGATCGCCCGGCCCGGGACCCAGCACCACCGGGCCCACGTGCGCGAGCGCCGCCTCCCGCAGCCCCGGCTCGTCGTAACGCCGTACGGTCACCTCCAGTCCGGCGGCCCGCAGGACGTGCGCGAGCATCGCGGTGAAGGTGTCCTCCGCGTCGATGACGAGCGCGTGCCCGTCCGGTTCGACGGCGGCCTGGTCCTGCATCCGCAGCCAGAACGGCGCCAGGTCCTCCCGGCGTGCGGCCAGCGCCGCCTGCACCCCGGGGTCGTCCGCCAGCCGCGCTTGCGCGGCCGGCGGCTGCGGGGCCGGCGGCCGCACCCCGAGGGCGGCCAGCACCCCCGCGGCCTTGGCGTGCGTCTCCGCGACCTCGCCCGCCGGGTCGGAGTGGCGTACCAGGGTCGCCCCCACCGGCACCCGCAGCCGCCCGTCCGCGGCGATGTCGGCGGTGCGGATCAGGATCGGAGAATCGAGCGTCTGCGCGCCGCCAGCGTCCCGGCCGAGCAGGGCGAGCGCGCCCGCGTAGTAGGCGCGGCCGCCGACCTCGTGCCGTTCGATGACGCGGCAGGCGTTCTGCACGGGCGAGCCGGTCACGGTCGCCGCGAACATGGTCTCCTTCAGTACCTCGCGCACGTCCAGCGAGGACCGGCCGCGCAGCTCGTACTCGGTGTGCGTCAGGTGGGACATCTCCTTCAGGCGCGGTCCGATCACCACCCCGCCCTGGTCCCCGACCGTGCACATCATCTTCAGTTCCTCGTCGACGACCATCGACAGTTCCTCCGTCTCCTTGCGGTCGGCGAGGAAGGAGAGGAAGGACCCGACGGTCGGGCCCTCGGCGGGATGCCGGTAGGTGCCGCTGATCGGATTCATGACCACGGTGCTGCCGGACATCCGGACGTGGACCTCGGGGCTGGCCCCGACCAGGGTCCGCCCGCCCGTCTCCCGCTGCCCTTCCGGGGAAGGCCCTTCGGGCCCGTTCCCCTTCCCGGTGTGCACGACGTACGTCCAGTACGCGCCCCGCTCGTCCGTGAGCAGCCGCCGGAACAGGGCCAGTGCGTCGGCCTGCCCGAAGCCGGGGATCTCGCCGGTGTACGTGCGCCGGATGACGAAGTTGGCGCCCTCGCCGGTGCCGATCTCGTCGCGCAGGACCCGCTCGACGATCCGCGCGTACTCCTCGTCGGGGACGTCGAAGCCGCCGCCCTCGACCCGTACCCGGTGGGCGGGCAGCGCGGCCAGCACCTCGTCGAGGGGCAGCTCGTACGCCTCGTCGGCGACGAGGACGCTCAGCGGGGTGCCGTCGTCGCGGACGTCGAAGCCGCGCTCGCGGATCTGGCGGAACGGCACCAGTGCGAGCGTGCCGTGCGGGCCGATCGGGATGTCGGCGAGCCGCTCGGCCTCGTGCACCGGGCCGATCAGCAGCTCGACGGTGTCGTGGTCGCGGCCGGGGGTGCGGCGGCGCAGCAGGGCGAAGGGCGGGCAGTCGGCTTCGGTGAGCCGGTCGAGCAGACGGCTGACGATCATGGTGCGGTTCCTTCCGGGGAGGTGGAGAGGAACGGCCCCTGACATGCAGAAAGGCCGCCCCTCGGGCGGCCTTCGCGTCAGTGTGGGTACGCGCAGTCAGTGGGCCGCCGGATGAGCGAGCCACCACCAGTTCTGGTTGGAGTGCGTGTACATGGCCGTGAGCGTAGCGGATCCCGGGGGCCCGCGGAGCGACGAACGGCCGACTTGAGAACTCCGTCTCACAAAGCGGGCATCGGAGAATCGGACGTGCCCAAACCCTTACTGTTGTCTGCGTGACCGTGAACGCAGAAACCCAAGCCCTCGCCGCCAAGGCGACCTGGCGAGACCTTCCCGCGGCGCAGCAGCCTGAGTACCCCGATGCCGAGGCTCTGCGCGAAGTCGTCGCGGACCTCGAGTCGTATCCTCCGCTCGTCTTTGCCGGCGAGTGCGACCAGCTGCGCGCCCGCATGGGAGCCGTCGCCAAGGGCGAGGCGTTCCTGCTGCAGGGCGGCGACTGTGCCGAGGCCTTCGACGCCGTGTCCGCCGAGCACATCCGCGCGAAGCTCAAGACCCTCCTCCAGATGTCGGCCGTGCTGACTTACGCGGCCTCCGTGCCCGTCGTCAAGGTCGGCCGGATCGCCGGCCAGTACTCGAAGCCCCGCTCCAAGGGCACCGAGACCCGCGACGGCGTGACCCTGCCCACCTACCGCGGCGACTCCGTCAACGCCTTCGGCTTCGACGAGAAGTCCCGGATCCCCGACCCCGAGCGCCTGAAGCGGATGTACCACGCGTCCGCCTCGACGCTGAACCTGGTGCGCGCCTTCACCACCGGCGGTTACGCCGACCTGCGCCAGGTCCACGCGTGGAACCAGGACTTCGTGAAGTCGTCCCCCTCCGGGCAGCGCTACGAGCAGCTCGCGCGGGAGATCGACAACGCCCTGAACTTCATGAAGGCCTGTGGCACCGACCCGGCCGAGTTCAAGGCGGTCGAGTTCTACGCCTCGCACGAGGCCCTGCTGCTGGACTACGAGTCGGCGCTCACCCGCACCGACTCGCGCACCGGCCGGCTGTACGACACCTCGGGCCACATGGTCTGGATCGGTGAGCGCACCCGCCAGCTGGATCACGCGCACATCGAGTTCTGCTCGCAGATCGCCAACCCGATCGGCATCAAGCTCGGCCCCACCACCAGCGTGGACGAGGCGCTCACCTACATCGACCGCCTCGACCCGGAGCGCGAGCCCGGCCGCCTGACCTTCATCGTCCGGATGGGCGCCGACAAGGTCCGCGACAAGCTCCCGGCCCTGGTCGAGAAGGTCACCGCCTCCGGCGCGACCGTCGCCTGGGTCACCGACCCGATGCACGGCAACACCTTCGAGGCGGCCTCCGGCCACAAGACGCGCCGTTTCGACGACGTGCTCGACGAGGTCAAGGGCTTCTTCGAGGTCCACAAGGAGCTGGGCACCCACCCGGGCGGCATCCACGTCGAGCTCACCGGTGACGACGTCACCGAGTGCGTCGGCGGCGGCGACGAGATCTTCGTCGACGACCTGCACCAGCGCTACGAGACGGCCTGCGACCCGCGGCTCAACCGCAGCCAGTCGCTCGACCTGGCGTTCCTGGTGGCGGAGATGTACCGCGATCAGTAAGTAGATATCTACGAGAGTGGGGCGCGGATCGATGTGATCCGCGCCCCACTGTCGTTCACGGCACTTTTACAGCCGGGAGCTGCCGGGTAAGGTTAGGTTAGCCTCACCGAAAAGAACGGGAAGGCGCACCGATCGTTTCCGCACCCGCCCGGGAGGTGAACCGCGTGTACGTCTGCTCTTGCTTCGGCATCACCGACAAGCAGGTCAAGGAGCACGCGGAGGCCGGCGCCTGCACTCCGCGCCAGATCGCCTCGGTCACGAAGGCCGGCACCGACTGCGGCAACTGCGTCCGTGCCATCCAGGGCATCCTGGGCCGGGGGGCGTGCCCCCGCCGGCAGCTGCTGGACCAGGGTGCCGGCGGACAGGTCCTCGCCGCCGAGCCGGAGCTCGCGGAAGCCGCCTAGCCCGACCGTCCCGGTGCGGGAAGCCCGCTCAGCTGGGCTGCTCGATCAGCTGAGCGATGTACAGCGCCTCGCCCAGGCTCTCGATGAGTTCCAGCTGCGTGTCCAGGTAGTCGATGTGGTGCTCCTCGTCGGCCAGGATCTCCTCGAAGAGGTTCGCCGAGGTGAAGTCGCCCTTGCCCCGCATGACCTCGATCCCGCGCTTCAGGCGGTCGATCGCCTCCACCTCGACCTGCCGGTCCGCCTGGAACATCTCCGTCAGGGTCTGCCCGACCCGGACGTGGAAGAGCCGCTGGTAATTGGGAAGACCGTCCAGCATCAGAATGCGTTCGGTGATCTTGTCCGCGTGCTTCATCTCATCGATGGACTCTTCGCGGGTGTATTTGGCGAGCTTCGTCCAACCCTTGTTGTCCTGGATGCGGTAGTGCAGCCAGTACTGGTTGATCGCCGTCAGCTCGCCGGTGAGCTGTTCGTTCAGAAACTCAAGGACCTCGGGGTCGCCCTGCATTGCAGAGGCTCCTTCCAAGCAAGTGTCTGGCCAGGTGCGCGCATCCTTGCACCGCCCGCCGGAGGCCGTCCAGTAAGTGCATGCTTAGTAGGAGTTGCCCGAATCGGGGCCAACCTGGTCATGACCACCCCACCCAGTCTGTCACCATGGAGGCATGGGTCAGCCGGAAAGCCGGGAATCTCCGGGAGCAGAGCAGCCGGAGCTTCCTCCGGGACAACGCCTGCAGCGCGGCTGGCCGGTCACCCACTACGGTCCGGTGCCCAAATTCAAGCCGGACCGCTGGGAGTTCAGGGTCTTCGGGGCCACCGCCGACGGCGACAAGCACTGCTGGAACCACGAGGAGTTCGCGGCGCTGCCCTTCTCCTCCGTCGTCGCCGACCTGCACTGCGTGACGAAGTTCAGCATGCTGGGGGCCGAATGGGGCGGGGTGCTCGCACGGACCGTGCTGGAGCTCGCGCCGCCCGCCCCCGACGTCACCCACGTCATGGTCTGGGCCGAGTACGGCTTCAGCTCCAACATGCGCCTGGCCGACTTCGGCTCGCCGCGCACGGTCTTCGCCACCCACCAGGGCGGTGAGCCGCTGACCGCCGAGCACGGCTTCCCGCTGCGGCTCGTCGTGCCGCACCTGTACGCCTGGAAGGGTCCCAAGTGGGTGCGCGGCGTGGAGTACATGACGGCCGACCGCCGCGGCTTCTGGGAGGAGCGCGGCTACCACAACATCGGCGACCCGTGGCGCGAGCAGCGCTTCTCCTACCAGGAGGAGCCGGGCGACGGCCCGGAGCTGTAGCCCCGCACCGCCGTCCGGGATCCCGGTGTCACGGGATCTCCCGCAGCTCCTTCAGCCGTGCCACGTCCGCCGCGTGCCCCGACGGGCCGCCCGGCGTCTCGATGACCAGCGGCACCCCGGCCGTCTCCGGATGCGTGAACAGCTCCCGGAACGCCCCCTCGCCGATGTGCCCGGCGCCGATGTTCTCGTGCCGGTCCTTGTGCGCGCCCACGCCCTCCTTCGAGTCGTTGGCGTGGATCAGCTTCAGCCGGCCCGGGCCGACCGTGTCGGTCAGCAGGTCAAGGGTCTGCTTCATGCCGCCCGGCGCGGCCAGGTCGTGCCCGGCGGCGAAGATGTGGCAGGTGTCGAGGCAGATGCCGAGCTTCGGGTGCGCGTCCAGGGCCTCGAAGTACGGGCCGAAGTCCCAGGTCCGCGAGCACAGCGAGGAGCCCTGCCCGGCCGTCGACTCCAGCAGCAGGAACGGGTCGTCGTCGTGGGTCAGTTCGTCGAGCAGCGGCAGCATGTGCTCCCGTACCTGCGCGTAGGCCGCGGAGCGCGGTCGGCCGCCGGTCGCGGACCCGGTGTGCACGACCACGCCCAGGGCGCCGATCTCCCGGGCCCGGCGCAGCGAGTGCCGCAGCGACTCCACCGACTTCTCCACCGTCGCCTCGGTGTGCGACCCGAAGTTGATCAGGTAGGGGGCGTGGACGTACGCGGGCATGCCCTGGCGTGCGCACTCCGCGCGGAACAGCTCGTCCTGCGCCGGGTTCCCGGTCGGGGTGGCCCAGCCGCGCGGGTTGGCCGCGAAGACCTGCACGGTCTCCGCGCCCAGCTCACGGGCGTACGCCAGTCCGGTCGACGCCAGTCCGCCGGCCACGGGGACGTGCCCGCCCACCGGATTGCGCAGTGCGGCGGCCTTGCTCGTGCTCACGTGCCTGTCACAGTCCCTTGAGTCGGATGGTGATGGTGCTGCCCTCGGGGGCGTCCGTGCCGCCCTTGACCGACTGGCTCGCGACGTCGTCGCTGAAGGACAGGAACGGCCGGTCCACCTTGACCTCGAAGCCCGCCGCCTTCAGCATCCGCTTCGCCTCGTCCACGTTCCGGCCGGTGACGTCCGGCACCGCGACCATCCGCGGGCCCTTGGACACGGTCAGCGTGACCGTGTCGCCGGCCGCCGCCCGGGTGCCCGCGGCCACCGACTGGTTGGCGACGGCCCCCGCGGGCTGCGGGGAGTGGATCTGCTCCGGCGCGACCGCGACCTTGAGGCCGAGGTCCTCCAGCGCCGAGCGGGCCGCGTCGGCGGGGGCACCCACGACCGACGGCACCGGCACCGGCCGGCCCTTGCTGACCACGAGTGCCACGGCCGTGTCCGGGGCCCGCTGCTCGCGCGCCGCCGGGTCGGAGCTGATCACGGCGCCCGCCGGAACGTCCTCGCTGAAGGCCCGCGTCACCTGGCCGGGGGCCAGGCCGGCCGCGGCCAGCCGCTTCCTGGCCTCGGCCAGCGGGACCCGCTTCAGGTCGGGCACGGCCACGATCTCGGGTCCCCGCGAGACGGTCAGCGTCACCGAGCCGTTGCCGCGGATCTGCTGGCCGCCCTCCGGGTCGGTGGCCATCACGGTGCCCCGCTCGAAGGTGTCGCTGAACTCCTTCTCCACCCGCTCCACGTCGAGCCCGGCCGTGATCAGCCGGTCCCGGGCCTGCGCCTCGGTCTTGCCGAGCAGGTTCGGGACCCTCGTGAACTGGCCGGAGCTGATGTACCAGACGCCGGTGCCGAGCCCCAGGGCCAGCAGCACCCCGGCGATCACCATGAGCGTGCCCCGGCCCGGCCGGCGCCCGCGCCCGGCGGCCCGCGACGCGGGTACGGGCGGCAGCGGCGGCGGGGTCTGCAGCCGGGCCGTGTGCTGCACGTCCCCGACGGGGGCCGCGCCACCGGAGCCGGCGGGGCGCAGGACCACGCCGGTCCGGTCCTCCGAGGCGGACCGGACGCCGGAGCGGGCCTGCGGCGGCACGGCGTCCAACTGCTCCTCGGACAGCGCGGCCCGGGCCTGCCGGACCAGGCCCAGCAGGGCCACGGCGTCGTACGGGCGCTGCTCGGGGCGGCGCGCGGCGGCGGCCGCGACCAGCTCGTCGAGCCCGGCGGGCAGCCCCGGCACGGCCGCGGACGGCGCGGGCACGTCCGCGTTGAGGTGCTGGTAGAGGACCTGGGCCGGGCTCTCCCCGGAGTGCGGCTTCGCGCCGGTCAGCATCTCGTACAGCACCACGCCGCAGGCGTAGACGTCGACGCGGGTGTCGGTGACGCCGTTCTCGATCTGCTCGGGGGCCAGGTAGGAGACGGTGCCCAGGACGGAGCCGGTGGTGTTCGTGACCGAGTCCACCGACCGTACGAGACCGAAGTCGGCCACCTTCACCCGGCCGTCGTCGCCGATCAGGACGTTCTCGGGCTTCATGTCGCGGTGCACGAAACCGGCCCGGTGCGCGGCGCCGAGCGCGGCGAGGACCGGCTCCAGGATGTCCAGGGCCGCCCGCGGCTGGAGTGCGCCGCGCTCGCGCAGCAGGTCGCGCAGGGTGCAGCCGGAGACGTACTCCATCGCGAGGTAGACGTACCCGCCGTCCATGCCCTGGTCGAAGACGGCCACCACGTTGGCGTGCGCCAGGCGGGCCACGGACTTCGCCTCGCGGATGAAACGGTCGACGAAGGCGGCGTCGGCGGCGAGCGCCGGGTGCATCACCTTCAGGGCGAGGATGCGGTCGAGGCGGGTGTCGACGGCGCGGTAGACCGTGGCCATGCCGCCGACTGCGATGCGTGCGTCGATGCGGTAGCGGCCGTCGAGCACACGCCCGACGAGGGGGTCTTCCAAGGTCGTGTCCACCCGCCGATTCTACGAGCGCCCGCGGCACGCTCCGCCAGGGTGTCCCCGCTTGCAGCCCAGCTGTGACGTCCGCGCCCGGATCCGCTGCGCGGGACCCTTCCCCACCCCGCCCCTCCCCGCCCCCGGGGCAGAGCCCGATCCGGCCTCGCCGGCGTTTGAGGCGCGGGGTCCGGGGGCGGAGCCCCCCCCGGTCAGAACGCCGGGCGTTCCGGGTCGAGGGCGGCGCGGCCCTCGACGGGGGAGGACGCCTCGGCGAAGTGGCGGCGGGGGATCCGGCCCGCCCGGTACGCGAGGCGCCCCGCCGAGACGGCGTCCCGCATGCCGGCAGCCATCAGCACCGGCGCCTGCGCCCGCGTCACGGCCGAGGCGAGCATCACGGCCGCGCACCCCAGTTCCATGGCGAGCGCGACGTCCGAGGCCGTGCCGGCCCCGGCGTCGAGGATCACCGGGACCCCGGCCCGTTCCACGATCAGCTCGAAGTTGTGCGGATTGCGGATGCCCAGGCCCGAGCCGATGGGGGAGCCGAGCGGCATGATCGCCGCGCAGCCCACGTCCTCCAGCTTGCGGGCCAGCACCGGGTCGTCGTTCGTGTAGGGCAGCACCGTGAAGCCGTCGTCGACC
It contains:
- a CDS encoding trp operon leader peptide — its product is MYTHSNQNWWWLAHPAAH
- a CDS encoding class II 3-deoxy-7-phosphoheptulonate synthase; its protein translation is MTVNAETQALAAKATWRDLPAAQQPEYPDAEALREVVADLESYPPLVFAGECDQLRARMGAVAKGEAFLLQGGDCAEAFDAVSAEHIRAKLKTLLQMSAVLTYAASVPVVKVGRIAGQYSKPRSKGTETRDGVTLPTYRGDSVNAFGFDEKSRIPDPERLKRMYHASASTLNLVRAFTTGGYADLRQVHAWNQDFVKSSPSGQRYEQLAREIDNALNFMKACGTDPAEFKAVEFYASHEALLLDYESALTRTDSRTGRLYDTSGHMVWIGERTRQLDHAHIEFCSQIANPIGIKLGPTTSVDEALTYIDRLDPEREPGRLTFIVRMGADKVRDKLPALVEKVTASGATVAWVTDPMHGNTFEAASGHKTRRFDDVLDEVKGFFEVHKELGTHPGGIHVELTGDDVTECVGGGDEIFVDDLHQRYETACDPRLNRSQSLDLAFLVAEMYRDQ
- a CDS encoding (2Fe-2S)-binding protein — encoded protein: MYVCSCFGITDKQVKEHAEAGACTPRQIASVTKAGTDCGNCVRAIQGILGRGACPRRQLLDQGAGGQVLAAEPELAEAA
- the bfr gene encoding bacterioferritin translates to MQGDPEVLEFLNEQLTGELTAINQYWLHYRIQDNKGWTKLAKYTREESIDEMKHADKITERILMLDGLPNYQRLFHVRVGQTLTEMFQADRQVEVEAIDRLKRGIEVMRGKGDFTSANLFEEILADEEHHIDYLDTQLELIESLGEALYIAQLIEQPS
- a CDS encoding sulfite oxidase-like oxidoreductase, whose product is MGQPESRESPGAEQPELPPGQRLQRGWPVTHYGPVPKFKPDRWEFRVFGATADGDKHCWNHEEFAALPFSSVVADLHCVTKFSMLGAEWGGVLARTVLELAPPAPDVTHVMVWAEYGFSSNMRLADFGSPRTVFATHQGGEPLTAEHGFPLRLVVPHLYAWKGPKWVRGVEYMTADRRGFWEERGYHNIGDPWREQRFSYQEEPGDGPEL
- a CDS encoding deoxyribonuclease IV; this translates as MRNPVGGHVPVAGGLASTGLAYARELGAETVQVFAANPRGWATPTGNPAQDELFRAECARQGMPAYVHAPYLINFGSHTEATVEKSVESLRHSLRRAREIGALGVVVHTGSATGGRPRSAAYAQVREHMLPLLDELTHDDDPFLLLESTAGQGSSLCSRTWDFGPYFEALDAHPKLGICLDTCHIFAAGHDLAAPGGMKQTLDLLTDTVGPGRLKLIHANDSKEGVGAHKDRHENIGAGHIGEGAFRELFTHPETAGVPLVIETPGGPSGHAADVARLKELREIP
- the pknB gene encoding Stk1 family PASTA domain-containing Ser/Thr kinase encodes the protein MDTTLEDPLVGRVLDGRYRIDARIAVGGMATVYRAVDTRLDRILALKVMHPALAADAAFVDRFIREAKSVARLAHANVVAVFDQGMDGGYVYLAMEYVSGCTLRDLLRERGALQPRAALDILEPVLAALGAAHRAGFVHRDMKPENVLIGDDGRVKVADFGLVRSVDSVTNTTGSVLGTVSYLAPEQIENGVTDTRVDVYACGVVLYEMLTGAKPHSGESPAQVLYQHLNADVPAPSAAVPGLPAGLDELVAAAAARRPEQRPYDAVALLGLVRQARAALSEEQLDAVPPQARSGVRSASEDRTGVVLRPAGSGGAAPVGDVQHTARLQTPPPLPPVPASRAAGRGRRPGRGTLMVIAGVLLALGLGTGVWYISSGQFTRVPNLLGKTEAQARDRLITAGLDVERVEKEFSDTFERGTVMATDPEGGQQIRGNGSVTLTVSRGPEIVAVPDLKRVPLAEARKRLAAAGLAPGQVTRAFSEDVPAGAVISSDPAAREQRAPDTAVALVVSKGRPVPVPSVVGAPADAARSALEDLGLKVAVAPEQIHSPQPAGAVANQSVAAGTRAAAGDTVTLTVSKGPRMVAVPDVTGRNVDEAKRMLKAAGFEVKVDRPFLSFSDDVASQSVKGGTDAPEGSTITIRLKGL